aatattaatgctCATTATGGTAATTTCTGTACTTTCCATTTTCCGAGACAAATCTATCACCGTTCATACAGCTTTCTGTATTGATCGAATTCTACATTCGTCCATGTAATGAGTAATcgttttcaaaagaaaatttcgAAATCTTTATAGTAATTgataactttaaaatatttaagattttgattCCAGGTTATATAAGGGTTTAAAAGACAAACTAGCTGGCACATAGTACTATACTACCTCTCTTTAGTCACATTTTTTTGACCAAGGGAGATGTGTAACGCTATGTTTAGTCTGTAACGcacaagaagatgatgaattaaGGTTTTGCTtagttttaaaagtatataattaattatgaggTGGTGAGTTATGAAAGTAACcgatttttttaatgtattttgttggcagctaataataatattatggaAATGGTCAATATAGAGGACCATGTGACTGAGCCGTTGTCCTCTTGGCAAGTGGTGTGCAACTGCAAGTCTCAGCCTAGTTCATTATATTTGATTTCCACTACATAATTCAATGTTCAAAGTCAATTCTgtcaagaaacatatatatatatatatatatatatagccaacCCAACCCATTTCTGATTTCTCTGTGTGtgaaaaaaggtaaaaatataTGGTGTAGGTAATTGGTGTAAAAATGGTGGAAATGAGAGGAATTgatatagaaaaattatttcaataatTAGAGTAAAATAAGGAGGATTTTTTCTCTAATTGTTCCTCTTTTTGGACAAAGAATAGAGAAATGGGAATAAAAATGTTCCTACTGATCTTTCTCCTATAGAATAGAAATGTTGTCAAGACTCTACACACCCTAAGACAATGACGGTATACAGTAAACACGATCGTATATAGTGGAAAAATGGACTCACAATTACTTACCAATATACAAAGTAAAATGCACTTACCATATGAACAGTTATCGTCATTCTATATATTCCCTCCGTATcagaatatatgattttatgagacttttacataaattaagaaaaatacttaatgtttagcaataaatgcattattatttaaataacatattttcataattattaaccaatgtATACTTTTcgaaatttgtaaaatattaaaaaagtatattattatttataataacatattttcattattatttataaaaattataaaaagccATGTATTGTGATATAGAGggagtatttgttttttgttttattttggcaCTTTGCATTTGCTTGTTCGATCATTTCCATCTATCTTGCGATAGTTACCATGAAAAAATCTATTGTACTTTTTAGGTTGTGACTTATAAACACACAATAACCATTCCATCTTGTATATTTATAAGTAGTTAAGTACACATGGATATTACTTGTAATATAGCACAAGATTAAGTCTATTATATTGGCGGAAAATTCTTTagcaaacacaagaaaaaagggGGAAAAGTAGATTAAAGGGAAAGAGAAAGGAAATGGAAGAGTAACGTTGATTGATTTACGAACAATGTGACATGACACGGTTCCTCTTCTTTGTGTTGTTGAAACCGCGTCGGTCCATATTGTTGTCTTCGATGAAATGGTCTCCGAGATGCTAACGGATACCCCAAGTGTCTCTTTATTCTGTTGACTTGTACTTGATTAAACTCTTACAATCATGTCCGCCAGATGCACCTTTTCCTAATCACAGTCTTGTTAATTTGTCATCTCTTTGAAAccgattgttttgtttgtgggTCAAGATTAAATTTGTAGCTTTAGCCAAAGCCTTCTGGACATTTGATGCGGCCCATTAACATAGGAAAATGGGGTAGAATTGAACAATTCATAAATTAAGGtgtcaaaactaaaatttaaagaaatattaggggtggaaaaagaaaagaagaatggacTTGGGATTCAAGCAAGGGGGTCAAAGAGTCAAAGCGAGCTtaagccgagagagagagagcagcaGCGGTGTCAAAAACCTCATCCGCCGCAAAAAAACCCACTAAAACCCTCCGGCGCCGGAAACATCTCTTCTTATTATATCCCTTCCCTTAATTATATTCATTCACCGAAGCGATTGAATCGTACCGTAATGATGGGCGGGGAAGCAGCACCGACCGGGCCACCCAACAGAGAGCTCTACGCACTCCTGAATTTGTCACCTGAGGCCTCCGACGAAGAAATCAGGAAAGCTTATCGTCAGTGGGCTCAAGTTTATCACCCTGACAAGATCCAATCCCCTCAGGTTTGCTTCAATCAAAATTTGTCAGTTTCTAATTCGATTCTGATGTTCTTGgttttgttatcaatttggctAATTTAAGATAAAGGAATTAGCTTTACTTAGTGGGCTGATTTCAGATTTTGTGTTTAGATGAAAGATGCGGCTACAGAGAACTTCCAACGCATATGTGAAGCATATGAGATATTGTCGGACGAGACTAAGAGGCTAATATATGATCTATATGGTATGGAAGGCTTGACTTCAGGATTAGAGCTTGGTCCAAGGCTGAGTAAACCTGACGAGATCAGAGAGGAGCTTGAAAGGATTAAGAGAAGAAACGAGGAAGCTAAGAAGATGGCACATTTTCAACCCACTGGTTCAATCATCTTCAATTTGTCTGTCCCACATTTTTTAGGCGGTGATGGCATCATGAGAGGGTACTTATTCTgtttattttcaagttttttatgtcttttttgGTGGTAGCATGGTTCTTGATTTGGGAGAGACTTACTAGTCTGGATTTTTGTATAGCTAATAGTTTTTGAGAACTTATATGATCTCTTTCTCGTATATTATGTAGCTGTGTGTATGAATTATTATGTGTGCTCAACTCTAGTCTTGACTACTTTGTTTCATTTGAggtaaattttggtttttgattcgtttttctttatttttgtgattGCATCGGTAACTGTCAGAATGGTTATGGCTAGTCAAGTGCAGTCTCAGTTTTCAAAAGATGATGCTATTGCCATTGGTGGAAATTTGGCGGCCAATGAAAAGTCTGGTGGTGGAATTGCTACTGCTATTCTGAGACGTCAGTTTTCTCCAGTGTCATCCATTGAGTTTGTCGCTTCAACGGGTTTGCAGTCGCTTATTGGAATGCAGACAACACGGTAGGCTCATGAGTTTTcctgttaaatttattttctgagCATCTTTAACGGTTTATATGACTATATGGGTTTCTTGTCGGGGCAGTCAGTTAACCATACATTCAACTGCGACTATCAATATCTCGAAGTCTTTGAGTGATGGTTCCATTAATCTTACAAACACGTGGACTCGTCAGCTTTCAGAAACTTCAAGCGGAAATGTATGTTGTTCACTCTGTTATGGTTTTGATTTGACTTTGTTAAAGGGCGAGATAGCAGTTTACTCTACTTTCATGTATTTTGTTTCCTCCAGATTGAATTGGCACTGGGTATGCAATCAGCAATTACAGTCGgatggaagaagagagatgagaatATATCTGCTGCTGGTGACTTTAAGGTACGCTGACTGCCAACTTGTATTCCAACTGTTCCACCTCGACCATCTCTCTTACTTTCTTTAGTATAATCTTGCTTTTACTAGATTGAATCTGGTGGACTTGGAGCATCAGCACGTTATACTCGTAAAATTTCATCCAAATCTCACGGTCGCATTGTAGGTAGAATTGGAAGGTATGTTTTACTGACACATGATCCTGAGCAACCTAATGTATGATATGCAGGAGTATTGAAATCCTCTTTAAAAATGTCTTTACATGTGTGGAAAAATTAATGTTCAGTACCGTAACTTTTTCAGCAATGCTCTTGAGATTGAAGTTGGTGGCGGAAGGAAGATTTCCGAGTTCAGTACCGTAAGAATGATGTATACAATAGGAATCAAGGTAACTATTCTTTAAACCTTTAGAGCCATCTAGCTATTATGCAATCTGCTTATTTCTGGTACTCTTACACTTTTGTTGTAGGGTATTTTTTGGAAACTAGAGCTACACCGCGGAAGTCAAAAGCTGATCGTTCCCGTAAGTGATaatttcttccttttatttttcttgtggtGGTATCTCTGCTGTTCCTCAGATAAGATTAGAACAGAGTGTGTTTTAATCTCTGGAGtagaatatattaaaaatctacAAACCAACAGAACAATCCAAAAAGCCTAGGGATTGAATGTACAGAACCATCCTTAACTCTCCTTAACCGTAAACTCATCTCTATTGTGTACAAAAACCGACATCCATGTTATTCTGAGGAAGTCTTTCACTTTTGACACCTTGACATATCTATGATGATTATCTTTAAAACGTGCAGATTCTGCTCTCCTCTCATTTAGCTCCAGTATTTGCAACTGGAGCATTCATTATTCCAAcatctctttactttttgttaaaGGTGAGTGATTGGACCCTATGAGTAAAATTAACTTTTGCTCTCTTGTTATATATGGTGTTTGTCTGATTAAACATTTTTCACTGTTCCACACAGAAATTTGTGGTGAAGCCATATTTGAGTAAAAGGGAGAAACAAAAGGCCTTGGAGAATATGGAGAAAACTTGGGGCCAGGTGATTGTTACTTACGAGTTTGGCAGCCAAGCAAGATTCATTTTGATcttattatgaatttttatatattgaaattgtGGGGTTTTAGGTCGGGGCAGCAAGGGCAGCGGCTGAGAAGGCCCAGCAATTGCTGCAAACCGTAGCCACAAGGAAGAGAAACCGGCAAGTTGAAACAGATGGGCTAATAGTAACGAAAGCGTTGTATGGTGACCCAAAAGCGATAGAGAGAAGACACGAAGGAGTGGAAGGAGTGGATTCAGGAGTCATTGATGTGACAGTGCCCATGAACTTCCTTGTGAGTGACTCAGGGCAGCTCAAGCTCCATGAGGGAGTGAAGAAATCAGGGATCATGGGTTTCTGCGATCCCTGTCCGGGCCAACCTAAGGAGTTATACATTGCCTATACGTGGCATTCTCAGACATTTGAGGTATCAGTTGGCGACTATGATGAGCTGAGTATACCACAAGAAGGCCAGTGAGTATGAACGGTACTCTCCAGTCTCcactttgttgtttttattaatataaaaaagacTTCTTACGGGGATTTGTAATCTAACCtcaaattttacattcatttctTTCTCAATAAATTAAGCATTCTTGTTTGCCATAATCTTTGATTTAATCGTGTAGTTGTTATTTGGGTATCATTTTTCTACTACATATGATTTGTTGTCGCGTGAATTTTATGATATCACACAAAACTCAGGATATTTGGGTACTTTTTGTACTTCTATAAATCAGTGTAATGCATTTTGTAGCAAGTTAGAGAACTTTATAACTTGGAcgcaaacaaagagagaaaatggaGCGAAAGAAGAGGTTTATAGGTCGAAAAAGGCGTTTGGCGTTTTGAGGAGTAGTTTGAGAGACAACGTCCTTGACTTGTTGTtgatgagaagaaagagaaaccaaaCGTGGCCTGAAGTCACCTCGTGCCAtgaccatcttcttcttcaaatcaacCACGTATTCGTCGATTCCTGCCAAATCccattttattttcaatggTCAAATACATACGTTATTACGTTGGTCAAATGATTAAGACagataggattttaaacaaaagATCGTAGATGGTTTTCTTACTTCTTAAGAAGGGTGAAAAGGAGGATGCGAAACAGAAGGTAGCAGCCACgaaattcttataattaaagcatatatataattcaaagaTATATTGAAAGAGCAAGTAGCTAAATTATGAAAACATCTTCGGTGGTAGTAAGTACGTAGAGAGCTCACCGGTCATCTTGGAAATAATCTGAGAGACTCTGTCTTGACAACGGACACATCCCACATCTGCGTATATCACTATCACTTGAAACTGATTTGGGACgaaattttgagaaaagtaTTACTAATGGATGATCGAACAAGAAGTCAACAAAGATATGGTTTTTCATCAAACACAATTTGCAGAGATTAATGCAACCAACTGTTTCCttacttattatctttcaatttaagaagaacaagaagacaacTAGGAAACTTGAAAAGAAGATGCATGAAATGAAATGATATGATTGATAGAAAactaagaaagaaagataagagaAACGTATATAGCAACTTAGCAAGCTGTatgaacaaatataaaaaacatacCGATGGAAGTGAGAGTTGCTCGCAGAACATGAGGGTGCGCCGCCGCATCATCGTCTCCTTCATTTGTCAGTCAGATGATGGCAgagctgtatatatatatatatatatatgtatggactatatattattattttatatttattgagGTTAAGGGTTGATCAGACATGGAGGCTTTGATAATTGAAGAAGGGAATGTATGTTGTTTTTGTATGTATTCGAAAAAAAGGATTCAATTTGTTTGTACACACTATTTTATTGAGACAAAGTCCCATCATTGCACGATTGACCCACAATCTTGTTGTATATGAaggaacttaaaaaaaacaaccataACAAAAAGGTTGGTGCAAATAAAATAAGAGCCAGTAGATGACAATGAGGAGATGGACCGAGTCAGAtgttacataataataaaatcgaGTTTATAGATACTATTCAGAGAACggtaagaaaaagagaaaaaggtcaATACATGTTAAAAGCCACCATTGAACTTTTTGGTATTGACTAGACTAGTTTAATATCATCCAATTATTGTATGAATGAACAAGGTAGTTTCCTCTTAATAGATTGTAAACGAACAAAGCAAGCGTAGAGGTACACAAGCTACAGAATCAAAACAGTGAATCTCttgagtaaagaagaagaagaaggagtaatAATACAATGACCATTTAATCATCGACAAGGTAACAAAGATGTATGTTGTTGGCTGGGATGGAAGTTATTATTAGATCATCTTTATACATTAATGATGAATTTAGTAAAATCTCCTAAAGCTGTCAGTAATCAAACAAGAATGAAAGCAAGACCACTAGTAAAGCCTCTGAGGACTTCCATGGGATCCAGAACTTGCTAGTGAAATCAAATCTATGCTTAGCACCAACACCACCTCCACATTCTTCTCTCTACAGCTCACCTTCAAATTTCAATCCTACAACAATACATTAAAAAGACACAATGAGAGTTGAAACTGAGTTTGGGTCACAAGAGACAGAAACATTCCTATAGACGACCCCANNNNNNNNNNNNNNNNNNNNNNNNNNNNNNNNNNNNNNNNNNNNNNNNNNNNNNNNNNNNNNNNNNNNNNNNNNNNNNNNNNNNNNNNNNNNNNNNNNNNNNNNNNNNNNNNNNNNNNNNNNNNNNNNNNNNNNNNNNNNNNNNNNNNNNNNNNNNNNNNNNNNNNNNNNNNNNNNNNNNNNNNNNNNNNNNNNNNNNNNNNNNNNNNNNNNNNNNNNNNNNNNNNNNNNNNNNNNNNNNNNNNNNNNNNNNNNNNNNNNNNNNNNNNNNNNNNNNNNNNNNNNNNNNNNNNNNNNNNNNNNNNNNNNNNNNNNNNNNNNNNNNNNNNNNNNNNNNNNNNNNNNNNNNNNNNNCCCCCTTTGCATATAGTATAATCTTGAATCTACAAAGAATGAGACTTTCTAAATCAATGCAATAACTGGAAGTTTCCGATCAAATCACAAACTCTAATTCGAAATAAAGATCCCAAAAATTCAATAATGCCAAAAAATAGAATGATCACACGATTCTTCAATTCCCCCAAATCAACAATAAACCCTAAGAAGACCCCCacacaattagaacaaaaaaaaaaaaaaaaaaaaNAAACGAAAGATTGGTGAGTGAGTAGTACTTAGTACTTAGGacgaagaaatcaaaatcattgGGGATCGTCTTTTTTGGGTTTACGGTAGTTCTCTTCGACGTGCTTGGCGACAACGATACCAGTGTTTGTGAGCTTCCGAATATTAGGAACGTTGTAGTTCTGTGCCAAGTACACCCCAAAAGCTGATCCCACCATGAACGAGAAGCAGCTCTTTATTATCCCCATTcgatctctccctctctctctctctcccttctccgCCGGAAgggtttacttttttatttatttattagagaaTTTATATCCCTTTGATTTTGGACTtgttaataaactttttaactttttcattttcttcctaGTTTCTTCTCAGAATTGAGAAACGCCccaattataaattattgtgtATCTTCgtcatcctcctcctcaaaCGTCGAACATGGCGGACACTGGTTTTactcaattttgtttctttccgtTCTGTAGGTGAAGATTCTTCTTGATCAATTCtttcacatctctctctccGTAATGACATTTTGCTTTTATCCTCAGATGTTTATGGGCTTTGTTTAGcttatttgattgtttgtttaagaATCATCATGGGTTTGTTTCTATAGAAAATTGTGGTTTTAGTTGAATGTATCTCTGTAAATACTCATGCCATTTAACTGTCCCATTTACAACATTCCCCTTCCTATATAGATGCTGCTGCGTATGCCCTGTGCATTATTAGTATTGCTATATGTTTCTcaattttactttaattttttctaatgattaACAGCCTCGTGTTCAAAGACACGATGGGAAAGGAGCCTTCTTTGGATGAAGAACCAATTAAAAGGTTACCACTTTTTTACAGACTTTATGAGTTCTGATATGCTGCAAAAATGCTGACTTGTGACCTCTTTTGCTCGCAAAATAGGTAAAAATGTTTCTACTTTGTATCCACTAGAGGCTCTATCTATCCCTTGTGAGGAAATTGAACAGGCGGGTAGATCTAAAGGTACAAAACTAACTTAACTGAATTAAGGATCTTTCATTGATAAGAGAAAAACATATATGGActtttaaatcaaacaaaaagtatGACAAAAgcttgtgaaagaagagagtgAGGTTGGTAATGTGATCTATGTAAATCAAACTATATACAGGTCTGTCTCTCATTGGACCATTCCGAGTCTGCAGCTTTAATCAGCAGACCGAAAACAATATCAAAtgacaaactaaaaaaaaatttctatgttgttgttttgtttttgctttgcaTTGCAGCCACAACTGCTTAAGGCATTTCCACTTCACTGGGCTTAGTCGCCGGCCGCAACAAACTAGGCCTAAACCCTCCTTCTAGCAACTTCTCCACTTCCTCAAACTGAAGCCCTTTCGTCTCAGGCACAAACAGCCAGATGAAGAACAGCCCGATTGTTGAGGACCCCGCAAAGAGAAGGAATGTTCCCGATGACCCGACTGCTTGCGTCAGCGTCAGGAACGTCTCACTCACTATGAGATTTGACGTCCAGTTTGAGACTGCAGCTATTCCTCCCGCGAGCCCTCTGTATCGAAGAGGATATATCTCAGAGTTGACAATCCATGGGACTGTGCCCATACCTGGTGCATACACAATGATGTATAGGCCTAGGAAGACGATGGCCAAGTACCCGAACTTGCTGGGACAGCCGTCTTTAAAGTAGGTTCGGCCTTTAGAGTGGCACAATGCCTTCATATCAGCAGACAGAACAACGCATGCTCCTGGTGCGTACTGTTACAAACACACATATGAACCCAACATGAATCTCTGAAATCTAGCTAGTACtgtctttgtgtgtgttttgagttAAGATACTTCCTTACCTCTTGTGCAGAGTTGGAGCAGAATCCGCAATCGTATCTAAGACATTTCATACAGTTCCAGTCGGAGGGAGGAGCATGGGAGGCTGTAAAAGGGGCAAACGCAGGACAAGTAGCGTTTGGAGCAAACTTTCTCGAGTCCCTTGTATCGATCTTGGGAGCCTGGTTTGAGGCTTCATTGAAGACGACAGCCAAACTGATAAGACAAGATATGATCCCAAACATGGAAATGATCATAAGCTTGCGCCTACCGTAACGGTCCACAAACATCATACTTACTACCGACCCTACCGCATTGAGACCGGAGGTTATGAGAGCAAGAGCCATGGCTGTCTTGTTTGACGCGTAACCTGCAAACTGCAGAATAGTGGGACTGTAGTACATGACTGTATTGGTTCCCACAAACTGCTGGGCGACCTGGACGGTAACACCTGCGGCAAGGCCATGGCGGACAACTGGATTCGAAAGAGCGCCTCTGAGTTTAGCGGAATAGCTATGGCCGATAATATCCTCGTCAGCCGTCTCTGCCAAGACAGACTCCTTGAGTGCAGCTATCTCTGCTTCAACTTTCTCTGCAGGGTATATTCTCTCGAGTATGTCTCTTGACTCAGCTTTCCTATCATTTCTGTAAAGCCACCGTGGAGACTCGGGCAACGATAGCATGAGACAGAACT
The sequence above is drawn from the Camelina sativa cultivar DH55 chromosome 4, Cs, whole genome shotgun sequence genome and encodes:
- the LOC104781980 gene encoding chaperone protein dnaJ 13-like, whose protein sequence is MMGGEAAPTGPPNRELYALLNLSPEASDEEIRKAYRQWAQVYHPDKIQSPQMKDAATENFQRICEAYEILSDETKRLIYDLYGMEGLTSGLELGPRLSKPDEIREELERIKRRNEEAKKMAHFQPTGSIIFNLSVPHFLGGDGIMRGMVMASQVQSQFSKDDAIAIGGNLAANEKSGGGIATAILRRQFSPVSSIEFVASTGLQSLIGMQTTRQLTIHSTATINISKSLSDGSINLTNTWTRQLSETSSGNIELALGMQSAITVGWKKRDENISAAGDFKIESGGLGASARYTRKISSKSHGRIVGRIGSNALEIEVGGGRKISEFSTVRMMYTIGIKGIFWKLELHRGSQKLIVPILLSSHLAPVFATGAFIIPTSLYFLLKKFVVKPYLSKREKQKALENMEKTWGQVGAARAAAEKAQQLLQTVATRKRNRQVETDGLIVTKALYGDPKAIERRHEGVEGVDSGVIDVTVPMNFLVSDSGQLKLHEGVKKSGIMGFCDPCPGQPKELYIAYTWHSQTFEVSVGDYDELSIPQEGQ
- the LOC104781983 gene encoding probable inositol transporter 3, which codes for MVGEGVAKTEAVKFTEVWRTTWETPYIMRLALSAGIGGLLFGYNTGVISGALLYIKEDFADVDQKTWLQEIIVSMTAAGAIVGAAIGGWYNDKFGRRISVLIADVLFIMGAIVMVAAHAPWVIILGRLLVGFGVGMASMTSPLYISEMSPARIRGALVSTNGLLITGGQFLSYLINLAFVHTPGTWRWMLGVSAIPAIIQFCLMLSLPESPRWLYRNDRKAESRDILERIYPAEKVEAEIAALKESVLAETADEDIIGHSYSAKLRGALSNPVVRHGLAAGVTVQVAQQFVGTNTVMYYSPTILQFAGYASNKTAMALALITSGLNAVGSVVSMMFVDRYGRRKLMIISMFGIISCLISLAVVFNEASNQAPKIDTRDSRKFAPNATCPAFAPFTASHAPPSDWNCMKCLRYDCGFCSNSAQEYAPGACVVLSADMKALCHSKGRTYFKDGCPSKFGYLAIVFLGLYIIVYAPGMGTVPWIVNSEIYPLRYRGLAGGIAAVSNWTSNLIVSETFLTLTQAVGSSGTFLLFAGSSTIGLFFIWLFVPETKGLQFEEVEKLLEGGFRPSLLRPATKPSEVEMP
- the LOC104781981 gene encoding uncharacterized protein LOC104781981, whose amino-acid sequence is MKETMMRRRTLMFCEQLSLPSFQVIVIYADVGCVRCQDRVSQIISKMTGIDEYVVDLKKKMVMARGDFRPRLVSLSSHQQQVKDVVSQTTPQNAKRLFRPINLFFRSIFSLCLRPSYKVL
- the LOC109132707 gene encoding uncharacterized protein LOC109132707 yields the protein MGIIKSCFSFMVGSAFGVYLAQNYNVPNIRKLTNTGIVVAKHVEENYRKPKKDDPQ